In one Desulfoferula mesophila genomic region, the following are encoded:
- the gyrA gene encoding DNA gyrase subunit A, with translation MLPTDARKQEVLIEEEIRRSYLDYAMSVIIGRALPEVRDGLKPVHRRILFAMHDLKNYHNRAYKKSARVVGDVIGKYHPHGDQAVYDALVRMAQDFAMRYTLVDGQGNFGSVDGDSAAAMRYTEVRMAKLTGEFLGDIEKETVEFIDNYDGSMLEPAVLPTRVPNLLVNGSSGIAVGMATNIPPHNLSEIAGAVVALLDNPDVTIKELMKHVPGPDFPTRGFIYGRAGIKEAYETGRGVIYMRARASVETNARTKKNTIIVSELPYQVNKARLLERIADLVKEKKIEGISDIRDESDRDGMRMVLELKRDAIPQVVMNQLFKFTAMQSTFGINLLAIVNNRPEVLNLKQVLGHFIDHRREIIIRRTRFDLAKAEARAHILEGLKIALDNLDQVIKMIRGSANPAEAKELLMSRLSLSDIQAQAILDMRLQRLTGLERDKILSEYREVIKEIARLKAILASEQLVRQIIREETLELAKDFGDPRRTEIVAKTSEIDLEDMIAEEDMVVTLSHTGYVKRTPASLYRAQRRGGKGKKGMGTKDEDFVEKIFVASTHHYLLIFTDAGRLYWLKVHELPQAGRASKGKAIVNLVNTVGGEQVTTVLAVKEFSEGRNVVMATAGGTVKKTDLMAFSRPRAGGIIAINLAEGDRLVSARLTDGDMEVFLATRQGKAIRFSEENVRAMGRVAAGVKGIELLDDDALVAMEALAGTPTVLTVTNNGFGKRTRLDEYPLQNRGGKGVITIKTSERNGAVVGAVVVDDDDEMMLISDQGKIIRMKVGGINVLGRNTQGVKLIGLEPGERLVALARLAEAEDSEENGDSEDNEENGDSGDSGDNVEKGPAPQGPEPHDGDDDA, from the coding sequence ATGCTTCCAACTGACGCACGCAAACAAGAAGTGCTCATCGAAGAGGAGATTCGGCGCTCCTACCTTGATTACGCCATGAGCGTGATCATCGGACGGGCCCTGCCCGAGGTGCGCGACGGCCTCAAGCCGGTGCACCGGCGCATCCTCTTCGCCATGCACGATCTCAAAAATTATCACAACCGAGCCTACAAGAAGTCGGCCCGCGTGGTCGGCGACGTCATAGGTAAGTACCACCCCCACGGCGACCAGGCGGTCTACGACGCCCTGGTGCGCATGGCCCAGGACTTCGCCATGCGCTACACCCTGGTGGACGGCCAGGGCAACTTCGGCTCGGTGGACGGCGACTCCGCGGCGGCCATGCGTTACACCGAGGTGCGCATGGCCAAGCTGACCGGCGAGTTCCTGGGCGACATCGAAAAGGAAACCGTCGAGTTCATAGACAACTACGACGGCTCCATGCTCGAGCCCGCCGTGTTGCCCACCCGGGTGCCCAACCTGTTGGTCAACGGCTCCAGCGGCATCGCCGTGGGCATGGCCACCAACATCCCCCCCCACAACCTGAGCGAGATAGCCGGCGCGGTGGTGGCCCTTCTGGACAACCCCGACGTCACCATCAAGGAGCTGATGAAGCACGTCCCCGGCCCGGATTTCCCCACCCGGGGCTTCATCTACGGCCGCGCGGGCATCAAAGAGGCCTACGAGACCGGCCGGGGGGTCATCTACATGCGGGCCCGGGCCAGCGTGGAGACCAACGCCCGCACCAAGAAGAACACCATCATAGTCAGCGAGCTGCCCTACCAGGTGAACAAGGCGCGCCTTCTGGAGCGCATCGCCGATTTGGTGAAGGAAAAGAAGATCGAGGGCATCAGCGACATCCGCGACGAGTCGGACCGCGACGGCATGCGCATGGTGCTGGAGCTCAAGCGCGACGCCATCCCCCAGGTGGTGATGAACCAGCTGTTCAAGTTCACCGCCATGCAGAGCACCTTCGGCATCAACCTGTTGGCCATCGTCAACAACCGCCCCGAGGTCTTGAACCTCAAGCAGGTGCTGGGCCACTTCATCGACCACCGCCGGGAGATCATCATCCGGCGCACCCGCTTCGACCTGGCCAAGGCCGAGGCCAGGGCCCACATCCTGGAAGGCCTCAAGATCGCCCTGGACAACCTGGACCAGGTGATCAAGATGATCCGCGGTTCGGCCAACCCTGCCGAGGCCAAGGAGCTGTTGATGTCGCGGCTGTCGCTGAGCGACATCCAGGCTCAGGCCATCCTGGACATGCGCCTGCAGCGCCTCACCGGCCTGGAGCGCGACAAGATCCTGAGCGAGTACCGCGAGGTGATCAAGGAGATCGCCCGCCTCAAGGCCATCTTGGCCTCCGAGCAGCTGGTGCGCCAGATCATCCGCGAGGAGACCCTGGAGCTGGCCAAGGATTTCGGCGACCCCCGGCGCACCGAGATCGTGGCCAAGACCAGCGAGATCGACCTGGAGGACATGATCGCCGAGGAGGACATGGTGGTGACCCTGAGCCACACCGGGTACGTCAAACGCACCCCGGCCAGCCTCTACCGGGCCCAGCGCCGGGGCGGCAAGGGCAAGAAGGGAATGGGCACCAAGGACGAGGACTTCGTGGAGAAGATCTTCGTGGCCTCCACCCACCACTACCTGCTCATCTTCACCGACGCCGGGCGCCTCTACTGGCTCAAGGTGCACGAGCTGCCCCAGGCGGGCCGGGCCTCCAAGGGCAAGGCCATCGTCAACCTGGTCAACACCGTGGGCGGCGAGCAGGTCACCACCGTGCTGGCGGTCAAGGAGTTCTCCGAGGGCCGCAACGTGGTCATGGCCACCGCCGGCGGCACGGTTAAAAAGACCGACCTCATGGCCTTCAGCCGGCCCCGGGCCGGGGGCATCATCGCCATCAACCTGGCCGAGGGCGACCGCCTGGTCTCCGCCCGGCTCACCGACGGCGACATGGAGGTCTTCCTGGCCACCCGCCAGGGCAAGGCCATCCGCTTCAGCGAGGAGAACGTGCGGGCCATGGGCCGGGTGGCCGCCGGGGTCAAGGGCATCGAGCTGTTGGACGACGACGCCCTGGTGGCCATGGAGGCCCTGGCCGGAACCCCCACGGTGCTCACCGTGACCAACAACGGCTTCGGCAAGCGCACCCGCCTGGACGAGTATCCCCTGCAAAACCGGGGCGGCAAGGGGGTGATCACCATCAAGACCTCCGAGCGCAACGGCGCGGTGGTCGGCGCGGTGGTGGTGGACGACGACGACGAGATGATGCTCATCTCCGACCAGGGCAAGATCATCCGCATGAAGGTGGGCGGCATCAACGTGTTGGGCCGCAACACCCAGGGCGTCAAGCTCATCGGCTTGGAGCCCGGTGAGCGCCTGGTGGCCCTGGCCCGCTTGGCGGAGGCCGAAGACAGCGAAGAAAACGGCGACAGCGAGGACAACGAGGAAAACGGCGACAGCGGCGACAGCGGCGACAACGTTGAAAAGGGCCCGGCCCCTCAAGGGCCCGAGCCCCACGACGGAGATGACGATGCCTAG
- a CDS encoding NAD(P)H-dependent glycerol-3-phosphate dehydrogenase, whose amino-acid sequence MPSLKTAVVGAGAWGTALADLLARNGHAVSLWAYESEVAQAIDEQHANPVFLPGFDLHPELRGSNDLPRTLEGAELVVLVMPTHVFREVLGKAAPHLPPGAAIVTCSKGIEGGTGFTMAQVAADVLAPEHRDHLAALSGPSFAKEVASGTPTAVTVGSERPEVAQKVQAAFAGPRFRVYTSRDIVGVELGGAVKNPLAIAAGMVAGLDLGHNAMSAMITRGLAEMTRLGLSLGADLATLAGLAGLGDLVLTCTGSLSRNRMVGTRLAKGETIEQITSSMRQVAEGVKNTTTILSLARRQGVEMPIIEVVQRVLAGETTPELALDELMTREPKPEHY is encoded by the coding sequence ATGCCTAGCCTGAAAACGGCGGTGGTGGGGGCCGGGGCCTGGGGAACCGCCCTGGCCGACCTCCTGGCCCGTAACGGCCACGCGGTCAGCCTGTGGGCCTACGAGTCCGAGGTGGCCCAGGCCATAGACGAACAGCACGCCAACCCGGTGTTCTTGCCGGGCTTTGATCTGCACCCCGAGCTGAGGGGCAGCAACGACCTGCCCCGGACCTTGGAAGGGGCCGAGCTGGTGGTGTTGGTGATGCCCACCCATGTCTTCCGCGAGGTGCTGGGCAAGGCCGCGCCCCACCTGCCCCCGGGCGCCGCCATCGTCACCTGCTCCAAGGGCATCGAGGGCGGCACCGGCTTCACCATGGCCCAGGTGGCCGCCGACGTCCTGGCCCCGGAGCATCGCGACCACCTGGCCGCCCTGTCCGGGCCCAGCTTCGCCAAGGAGGTGGCCTCCGGCACCCCCACCGCGGTCACCGTGGGCAGCGAGCGCCCCGAGGTGGCCCAGAAGGTGCAAGCCGCCTTCGCCGGGCCGCGTTTCCGGGTCTACACCAGCCGCGACATCGTGGGGGTGGAGCTGGGCGGCGCGGTGAAAAACCCCCTGGCCATCGCCGCGGGCATGGTGGCGGGCCTGGACCTGGGCCACAACGCCATGAGCGCCATGATCACCCGGGGCCTGGCCGAGATGACCCGCCTGGGGCTGAGCCTGGGGGCCGACCTGGCCACCCTGGCCGGGCTGGCCGGGCTGGGCGACCTGGTGCTCACCTGCACCGGTTCGCTGAGCCGCAACCGCATGGTGGGCACCCGCCTGGCCAAGGGCGAGACCATCGAGCAGATCACCTCCTCCATGCGCCAGGTGGCCGAGGGGGTCAAGAACACCACCACCATCCTTTCCCTGGCCCGGCGCCAGGGGGTGGAGATGCCCATCATCGAGGTGGTGCAGCGGGTGCTGGCCGGCGAGACCACCCCGGAGCTGGCCCTGGACGAGCTGATGACCAGGGAGCCCAAGCCCGAGCACTATTAG